GTGTCATGTTTTCATAGTTTTATGAGAGAGGGATCTATATGCTACCTTATTATATTATTGGCATTTGATACGCCATTGAGGGAATCATCACTTTCGATGTGTTTCAGAGCATGAGAAGACGTATATATAAGGATCACATAACGATCTTTTTTTCCTCTAATTTTATGTACCTAAATTGTTTCAAAAGAGTACTGGTATCTAATAACAAGGGAGACTAACAAGATAGTTGACTCTCTCACTAGGAAAGCTCTGTCAATTACACGTACGACAGTTTAATAGCATAATTCCATTTTATGGTTCTTAGAGATTTATAACTCTAACATTATGTGTTCTTCACGTTCTGATGAATAAAAttactttctaccaaaaaaaactcTAATGACAAGGGAAATAGCAAAGGTGCTCTTATTTCACTAGTAcaagctggaaaaaaaaaaattaatacatgTCTAATTTAAAAGGCATACTTAGTGCACGCTGCTCCAGTACTACGGGGTCTATGGAAGGTTATACGGTACAcaaccttacccttgctttcacgGAGAAGCTATTTCTGCACTCAAACCCGTGATCTATACATGTCTAATTTCTGTAGCAATATTGGACTTTTAGGCATTGAAAATCAATTCTTTTGGGGGCAAGGGAACTTAAAAAATACTTGTGAAAaataattcagtttttttttttttttttttttttttttttttttttttttggggtgggggggtggtTCAGAATTTTTTGGGAATTCTAGACTCTCATTAAAAGAAttccaaacaattttcaaagcattagtttatagattttttttttttttttgggggggggtggggtgaggggaaagggggggATGCCATGATCAAAACGAAAAGGTTTCTTTGTACTTGGCTTTGCAATGCAGCGTTGGCAACCTGAAATGCCCAAAACTAACTGATTGTAAAAAATAAACCAGAAACTTGCTAGTAATCCAAAGTGGAAATTCTGAAGAAAAGAATCTGTGTACTTCATAtataattctaatgttttaggaATTCTCTTGATGCTCACAACACAAATCAACTGTGCTGCTAAGCTATTATAGCCAAAGTAAACACAAGTCCTTTAGCCATTGTTTCACCATTGCTACATGCCGATCTACAAAGTGAAAAGTGAGCCAAAGTTGAATCCCCTCCATAAAAAAGGGTTTCCAGTGACAAAAGTTGTAGATACCTAGATTCATAAACATCCAACCAGAAAATTTCTTCCAGGTTACTTTGATGATAGCCTTTCTTTCCAAGGGAAAAAGACATATTCCTGTTTATATCTTCGATCCTTCCTTTTTCCCCCGACAGAGAGAAAGTAAGAAGAGACTAAAACAAGAAGGATTTGGGACAAAATTCTCTCTATCTGATTATTTAAAGTTGTGGTATTTTAGGTTATGCACTCTACATCACAGAGTGCCCACCACTTGATAGATGACCCTGCCAACCCGATCAATCGATTTTTCCTGGCTGGATCGGAATCAGCAACTTGACTCACACCAACTGGTTGAACCATCCCTCTGGTTGAAATCACCAGCTGCCAATCACACCCAAGGCATTGGCCTTAACCACCTCTGCTTAATTCCTCAGTACATGCAGTTCTTgatttaggctatgtttggaaaaaaaaagcagTCTAGTATGTACTTGGACCATCCAAGATGGGAGCACCATCAGATCATCGAGTACCTGCACCTGCAGCCAAGCAGACCTATCCAGTTGTACATCCATTTGAAAGCAGAAGAACAGAAAACAAGCTAATAGGGTGAATACAATTTCGATTCCTTTATATGGCACTGTGGTATACTGTTATGTCAGCCGCAATATGATATACACCTCGAGCAGGGTGGAAAAGCCCAGAAATTATTACATAAGACGGACAATTCCGTACAGATAAAATTTACGAGCTTACATTTTATCAGAAATAAAACTACCTTTTCTCATCAAAACTTGCCTGTAGTATCCCAAACCTATGCTCTGTACGTAATCTGCCCTCATAAGGGAGGAGTTCCATAACATGTTAGCAATGAATGATACATGGTCTCACTCAGGTAGCTTCAGACGGTTGAACAGCACAAGGAAGCTCTGCTCGGAAACAACATAAAGGAACCCAAGGTCTGCGCCTTTAACATATGGACCCAAGCCCTAAAAATCACAAGTTGGATATCATGAGATAATGTGGTATATTGATTTGCAATTTCCAACCAACCTCCTACTGTTCACCCTACCACTCCACCTTGCAGTACTCAATTCATTTATTCTTTAACTTCTCACTTTCTATCCAGAAATTTCAACTCTATGACTAGATAAACAATAAAGGAGACAATTAACAACCTTGCTTTTTTACCCCTAgggggtagctcagttggcaaggaccaaAACCTGACAATCAAGAGGTCATGTGTTCAACTCTCCCTGGGGGCCcaactatatatataaaaaaaataaaaaaataaaaaaaaaaacactataaaGACAACAATGATGTTCCAAAGAAGAAAGATATAGGTAAGCATATTCTAATAATCAGCTCACCATAAGTAATCAATGTGCAGTTACTGAGACTGACATCCTCACACCCATCACCAAATCAATGGACTATAACAATCAAATCAATGCTGTTTCATGAATTGGTTGTAACAGGGAAAATCAATATTATCAAATGATCCAAAATACTACATAATTCATGTAGTCAACGGCAACATATTAAGGGTTTTGGTCAACATTGAAGAGGTGAATGGTGAATGGGATGTAGTTTTTGGCAATGGCAATCAGCATGAGAGATAAGACCGGAATGATGCAAATCCAACAAGTTGGAAACTGGATGTGAGGAAGTATGGACCTCGCACAATGTTTAATACGGACATAACTAAATTCCAGTAAATCTCTTTACCTTGCCCTTCAGCTGGAGTAGTTCACCATCAACCCATCGTGGATTTCGGAACCCAAATTCAGCTATTCTTCCTTGACCTTTGTAACTAGCAACCTGAATTTAAAGCTTTAAATCAGTTGCCATATCCAAAGAGACCCATACATAGAGAGGAAAGGTGGGGGGGGATGGAGTAacctaagaaagagaaaaaaaaaaaaccagaaccATAGATAACCGATTGTAGTAACCCCACACTATACAGTTATTTGTTTGAGTTACTGAAATGATATGATTTTCTCctaaagaaactaaaaaattGCTTCATTTGCCCTATTTGAAGATAATTAACCAATGCCCAACAATTTTGAAACTGTAGCATGATGTTATTTTAGAGGTAAATGTAAGGAATAGAAGAGGGAggtgagaaaaaaaagaaccaaaagTGGCTGTGAATAAATTAAAAAACCACTAAATGAATAGTCAATACCACTCCTAGCTCATCTGGATACATCCCCCGGTTAGGTGTACGACACCCTTTCCCAATTTTAGCACGAAATGTAACCTGGTAGAAGAAAAAATagttaataaatatatatatatgtttataaAACATAGACAGCAATGATAAAAAGAAAGTTAAATAGCTATGAACCTGGCCAGCAGGAACATTAAGATCTCCAGTCAGTTTTACGGCCTCAACATATTCAAAAAACTCGACATCTGAATGCTCATCTGTGCCATCCACCCCATGCCAGTGACCAAATTTACGTCTCAGCTGTACGACCTCAGTCCCATAAGGACCAAATGCTCCCACATACAAGCCTGGACTTCAAAAAGGAGTTCACATCCCCAAATATACTATTTAACCATTAAATAGGAAACCAATAACATAGAGAAGCAGAGATACTAAACCTAAGAGGAGTTAAATAATAGCATAGGAAATCAATCAAGGCTTTATAAAACTTACCATCAAAGGGGTCTAAATTATCTTTGGAAGTCATGATTCGACTAAAAGTTGTATGCCCAGAAAGTGAGTTCCACTTTTGGGCCCGAGTAACAGCAAGCTTGACAATCTCACGAACATCTCTAGAAACCTAAAATAAGTTAGCAATTGATCAATGCTTTCACAACAAAGAATCACTTGGACAACGAGAAGACAGGGAAGTTGCAATTTAACCATTATAGAAACCTTAAAATAGTGTCCTGCAGCATGATGAGGAAACATGtattccatatatatataacacaAGAGAAGAGTTGATTACACAAATAAGACAAAGCAAGCCTATTAGCTTGAAGAGTTGATTACACAAAAAGAGTGTTTTTGACATAAATTTTTAGAAACCCAAACAGGTAAAAGTATCAAAATTAGATAGGAGTTTACATCCATTGCCATTTCCGGACCATAATAACCTAAACTGTTGGTTaccaaagggaaagagagaatcCCAAGAGGGTAAAAGTATCAAAATTAGATCATTATTGATGCATTGAAAAATCCGCTCCATGGTCAGGGGAGGGGAGTTTAATCCCACACTGATCGGGTAGTGTGCACCAGTTTGGCTTATGGCCTTGGAAGGGCCTCACCACCCTGAAGCTcgggcttttgggttggacgcCATTAAGTGATGTATCAGAGCAGGTTGTCCGTGCACTAGCCATGTGGGGGGCCCATGGCCCAAACTAGGGGAAGTTGATGCAGTGAATGCGCTCCATGACCAAGAATGGGAggggagtttagtcccacattgctcggGTAGTGTGCGCCAATTTGGCTTATGAGCTTGGAAGGGCCTCTCCACCCTAAAGCTCGGGTTTTTGGGTTGGACACCATTAGCTATAAACACCTAACAGTTCATTGTTctaaaccaaaataaaaggtATTAAATCTGTGCTAATCTCACCTTATCTATATTCAAAAATACCTTGGCAACATCAAGAGGCAAGAATCAAAATGAAAAGTATTAAATCTGTGCTAATCTCACCTTATCTACATTCAAAAATGCCTTGGCAACATCAAGAGGCATGAGCTCAGAAACACCCTGAGCTGCAACTGCAGTCACTTTGACCTCAGGCACTTTACTCTCTCCAACATCTGCTTCCTTGCTTCTACTTGGAACATGAAGCACAAAGGAATCCCTTTTCATATCTATTATTTCAGCTGGGTAGCGAACATACTCATCCTTAGAAGGAATATCTTCCTTGTTATGTAACACCCCACCAATAAAAAGCTTCATAGCCATAttttctccctcttcccttgTGTCCGTATCTTCTCCTACAGCAATCTCATCAGGCTGGATATCATCCACGTTGCCagcttcatcttcagaattttCAGCAGAACTTGTGGTCTCATTACTTTCCTGTATTAACTGCTCCATATTGTCGCTACCCCCTGTTGTCTCCTCAGGAATTTTAATGTTCATGACTTTAAGTTTCAATCCTGGAATTTTATCTTTAAGAAAACTAATTACACTTCTTATGCCTTCTTCATTAGCATCTTTAATATTTACATTCTTCTCTTCATGTCTCCCCACCTTGTCTTCATTCACCGGAATGCCTTCTACAGGTGAGCTCTTGATGCCAACAGTGGATAGTTCATCAGTCAGTCTCGATGCTGACGACGAATTTGTTGAATTTCCTTTGGCCTTCTGCAAGGATACAACCTGTCAAGAGATGCAATGTCAGATGTGATTGGCATAACTGTCAATAGTAAGCACTCTCCACTAGCAAAACTCCAGTACACGGTAAACGAACAGGACCCAATATAAGCCAAGATTGACTCCTACGAagattatattaaataattgcAGCCACCCATTCATAAATTGCTCACTGGCCTGTTAAAGAATTCTCTTCTAGCCATCAAAAAGAATGCAATAAGTAAGCTGGCTACCATATTACTACATCATCTTGAAGTAGTGACAGAGGAACCCCACTATGACTCTCCTACATACACCACATGAACCATATATCATTTGTAGACATTCCTCACTGCCCACCAATTGGGGGCATATACAGATTTCCTCAACTTGCATTAAGAGCAACTCAAGTAAAAATCTTTCTGAGCAAATCTTCAAGCCACTTCTCAAAGGCTACCACACACAAGCATATATGATAAAATTGCATGGCATCAACCAAGACAAGGAAGATATCTGAATATCAGCACAGTCGATTCTGTTGGTTCTCCTTGAAAGTTGAAATGCTTAGGCCCAGAAGAGCATACTATATGCAGATTCCTATTAGAATGACAGCCTGTTTACAGGCACAACCTTCACATTGAGCACTAAAAACTTAGATTAGATGcaacaaataaattattttagTTATTATAATACAAAAATCCTAATAGTACCT
The nucleotide sequence above comes from Telopea speciosissima isolate NSW1024214 ecotype Mountain lineage chromosome 3, Tspe_v1, whole genome shotgun sequence. Encoded proteins:
- the LOC122654719 gene encoding protein EXECUTER 2, chloroplastic isoform X1, translated to MVVVQAWGVRIAAPTPQVRHSCFDFSVKKGSYQSYVRSVLRKPIWGNLRTSTLSCRCSSSSSGWDWNQWTRNFSEIEQAESFVSVLKFQLEDAIEKEDFQEAAKLKDAIAEATSKDAVAEILSQLKNAIDEERYHDASRLCRLGGSGLVGWWFGCSKDSDDPFGRVVRITPGVGRFVARCYSPRQLVTGSPGTPLFEIFVIKEADETYTTQVVSLQKAKGNSTNSSSASRLTDELSTVGIKSSPVEGIPVNEDKVGRHEEKNVNIKDANEEGIRSVISFLKDKIPGLKLKVMNIKIPEETTGGSDNMEQLIQESNETTSSAENSEDEAGNVDDIQPDEIAVGEDTDTREEGENMAMKLFIGGVLHNKEDIPSKDEYVRYPAEIIDMKRDSFVLHVPSRSKEADVGESKVPEVKVTAVAAQGVSELMPLDVAKAFLNVDKVSIMVSRDVREIVKLAVTRAQKWNSLSGHTTFSRIMTSKDNLDPFDGLYVGAFGPYGTEVVQLRRKFGHWHGVDGTDEHSDVEFFEYVEAVKLTGDLNVPAGQVTFRAKIGKGCRTPNRGMYPDELGVVASYKGQGRIAEFGFRNPRWVDGELLQLKGKGLGPYVKGADLGFLYVVSEQSFLVLFNRLKLPE
- the LOC122654719 gene encoding protein EXECUTER 2, chloroplastic isoform X2, with translation MVVVQAWGVRIAAPTPQVRHSCFDFSVKKGSYQSYVRSVLRKPIWGNLRTSTLSCRCSSSSSGWDWNQWTRNFSEIEQAESFVSVLKFQLEDAIEKEDFQEAAKLKDAIAEATSKDAVAEILSQLKNAIDEERYHDASRLCRLGGSGLVGWWFGCSKDSDDPFGRVVRITPGVGRFVARCYSPRQLVTGSPGTPLFEIFVIKEADETYTTQVVSLQKAKGNSTNSSSASRLTDELSTVGIKSSPVEGIPVNEDKVGRHEEKNVNIKDANEEGIRSVISFLKDKIPGLKLKVMNIKIPEETTGGSDNMEQLIQESNETTSSAENSEDEAGNVDDIQPDEIAVGEDTDTREEGENMAMKLFIGGVLHNKEDIPSKDEYVRYPAEIIDMKRDSFVLHVPSRSKEADVGESKVPEVKVTAVAAQGVSELMPLDVAKAFLNVDKVSRDVREIVKLAVTRAQKWNSLSGHTTFSRIMTSKDNLDPFDGLYVGAFGPYGTEVVQLRRKFGHWHGVDGTDEHSDVEFFEYVEAVKLTGDLNVPAGQVTFRAKIGKGCRTPNRGMYPDELGVVASYKGQGRIAEFGFRNPRWVDGELLQLKGKGLGPYVKGADLGFLYVVSEQSFLVLFNRLKLPE